The following proteins come from a genomic window of Kitasatospora sp. NBC_01246:
- a CDS encoding carboxymuconolactone decarboxylase family protein, with amino-acid sequence MTTNDNATVSAPEQRISLPDLAPEFYRAMIALDRAAQQGVDPVLAELVKVHASMLNGCSFCIDMHATDALKNGEQNHRLLSLPAWRETSWFTAEERAALALTESVTLLTQGHVPDAVYQEAAEHFEQAELAQLIALIIAINSWNRIGVTSRLSPAAK; translated from the coding sequence ATGACGACGAACGACAACGCCACCGTGTCCGCCCCCGAGCAGCGGATCTCCCTCCCCGACCTCGCCCCCGAGTTCTACCGGGCCATGATCGCCCTGGACCGCGCCGCCCAGCAGGGCGTCGACCCCGTCCTCGCCGAGCTGGTCAAGGTGCACGCGTCGATGCTCAACGGCTGCTCCTTCTGCATCGACATGCACGCCACGGACGCCCTGAAGAACGGCGAGCAGAACCACCGGCTGCTCTCCCTGCCGGCCTGGCGGGAGACGTCCTGGTTCACCGCCGAGGAGCGGGCCGCCCTCGCGCTGACCGAGTCGGTCACCCTGCTGACCCAGGGGCACGTGCCGGACGCCGTCTACCAGGAGGCCGCCGAGCACTTCGAGCAGGCCGAGCTGGCCCAGCTGATCGCGCTGATCATCGCCATCAACTCCTGGAACCGGATCGGCGTCACCTCCCGCCTCAGCCCCGCCGCGAAGTAG
- a CDS encoding isocitrate lyase/PEP mutase family protein, whose amino-acid sequence MTTTQHELARALHALHRPGEPLVLANVWDAVGARLVAAAGARAVATASASVSWTLGSADGDAADRAEVLAQTALIVRSVALPVTADLESGFGATAAEVGETVTALLGTGAVGVNLEDGGRPAAEAAERIAAARAAADTAGVPLFVNGRTDVFLKQLGDPAGRLDEAVDRLRAYVAAGADGVFVPGVADPETIAALVAAVPVPLNVLAGPGSPSVPELAKLGVARVSLGPGLARAAYAAVRRAAEEVYSEGTYTALDGGLTYQELNALAQG is encoded by the coding sequence ATGACGACCACTCAGCACGAGCTGGCCCGAGCCCTCCACGCCCTGCACCGCCCCGGCGAGCCCCTGGTGCTCGCCAACGTGTGGGACGCGGTGGGCGCCCGGCTGGTCGCCGCCGCCGGTGCCCGGGCCGTCGCGACGGCCAGCGCGAGCGTCTCCTGGACGCTCGGCAGCGCGGACGGCGACGCGGCCGACCGCGCCGAGGTGCTGGCCCAGACCGCGCTGATCGTGCGCTCGGTCGCGCTGCCGGTGACGGCGGACCTGGAGAGCGGCTTCGGCGCGACGGCCGCCGAGGTCGGCGAGACCGTCACCGCGCTGCTCGGCACCGGCGCGGTCGGGGTGAACCTGGAGGACGGGGGGCGCCCCGCCGCCGAGGCGGCCGAACGGATCGCGGCCGCCCGGGCCGCCGCCGACACGGCCGGCGTCCCGCTCTTCGTCAACGGCCGCACCGATGTGTTCCTGAAGCAGCTCGGCGACCCGGCCGGCCGGCTGGACGAGGCCGTCGACCGCCTGCGGGCGTACGTCGCGGCCGGCGCGGACGGCGTGTTCGTGCCCGGGGTCGCGGACCCGGAGACGATCGCCGCCCTGGTGGCCGCAGTCCCGGTGCCGCTGAACGTCCTGGCCGGGCCGGGCTCACCGTCCGTACCGGAGCTGGCGAAGCTCGGCGTGGCCCGGGTCAGCCTCGGGCCGGGCCTGGCCAGGGCGGCGTACGCGGCGGTGCGCCGCGCCGCCGAGGAGGTGTACTCCGAGGGGACGTACACCGCGCTCGACGGCGGGCTCACCTACCAGGAGCTGAACGCCCTCGCGCAGGGCTGA